In Desulfovibrio sp. JC022, the following proteins share a genomic window:
- a CDS encoding Crp/Fnr family transcriptional regulator, with protein sequence MAAVRPQSKTFLKGEVIFREGDKGHVAYLIQSGSVNIVKNIKGKRQILATLGPGELFGEMAIISKCERVAGAEAGSECVLLELTARLILLLLKKSHPTVFHLTRVLASRLARADRAISESRSDNSWLTFCRLLHMKHRIFQTAPKSEDAPIGITLEELSKEFSDITNAPQHEIDRHLKSAIGFNMVSVNKIASQTYLSINNPDDFLIIAENLSEDINKFSGKVFISDFVDIYDFSTIVDSNPEMIYKKIGVGDFPEDICMLHKDATSKWVEKKGAQYFKEVKRKRKSIDELEGVEDIVFVDLGTLKQVFRKIGYYKLGILLAIAGEDAKKRILAAISTKIAAAITRDSRSSDAIDQSESDDVEEELIDMIREIKSSKTE encoded by the coding sequence ATGGCAGCAGTCAGGCCGCAGTCAAAAACATTCCTCAAAGGTGAGGTGATTTTCCGGGAAGGGGACAAGGGGCATGTTGCTTACCTGATCCAGTCCGGTTCCGTTAATATTGTAAAAAATATTAAGGGCAAAAGACAGATTCTCGCAACTTTGGGTCCGGGTGAGCTTTTTGGCGAAATGGCTATTATTTCAAAATGCGAAAGGGTTGCCGGGGCTGAAGCCGGTTCAGAATGTGTTTTATTGGAACTGACCGCACGGTTGATCCTGCTGCTGCTTAAGAAAAGTCATCCTACTGTATTTCATCTGACCAGAGTTCTGGCATCCCGCCTTGCCCGGGCCGATCGCGCGATTTCAGAAAGCCGTAGCGATAATTCATGGCTGACTTTCTGCCGCTTGCTGCACATGAAACATCGTATTTTTCAGACCGCTCCTAAAAGCGAAGATGCGCCCATTGGCATAACTCTTGAAGAATTATCCAAGGAATTTTCAGATATTACCAATGCTCCGCAGCACGAAATTGACCGTCATCTCAAGTCCGCAATAGGTTTTAACATGGTCTCGGTGAATAAAATTGCATCGCAGACCTACCTGAGCATCAACAACCCTGATGATTTTCTTATTATTGCGGAGAATCTTTCTGAAGATATCAACAAGTTCAGCGGCAAGGTCTTTATTTCTGATTTTGTTGATATTTATGATTTTTCAACCATTGTCGATTCCAACCCTGAAATGATTTATAAAAAAATAGGGGTTGGTGATTTTCCGGAAGATATCTGCATGCTGCACAAGGATGCCACTTCTAAATGGGTTGAAAAAAAGGGAGCGCAGTATTTTAAAGAGGTCAAGCGCAAGCGTAAATCCATTGATGAGCTTGAAGGTGTTGAAGATATAGTTTTTGTTGACCTCGGAACTTTGAAGCAGGTTTTTCGCAAGATCGGTTATTATAAACTGGGGATTCTGCTGGCTATTGCCGGAGAGGATGCGAAAAAACGAATTCTTGCAGCTATTTCAACTAAAATTGCCGCCGCTATTACCCGTGATTCCCGTTCCTCAGACGCTATTGACCAGAGCGAATCAGATGATGTGGAAGAGGAACTGATCGATATGATCAGGGAGATTAAGTCCTCCAAAACAGAATAG
- a CDS encoding biotin--[acetyl-CoA-carboxylase] ligase, with protein MITRITIINGKETSPLPKTTPENIFQAHPLWARDIESFGPWNSEDAEYRTYSTWISGSRTGVPVAVCGSCVSSLDVAWRLNALEDLSEWGSVLAVEQNTGRGQVRREWISPPGNLYGTIKWPALPEVKPGEARPVWNRILPLIVGYLTCNALRDIGVEVQLKWPNDILIDGKKAGGILIEERGNATMVGIGLNLSYAPSRDLLRPDHAVPAGKLNTDTMQLGPLETWVELIKHFRGNFEQIISMKNTDDFLYELADRLVWFGEEVRIVDGPEGIERGVICGLRSDGGLVVDHNGEQHEIYSGSVMPL; from the coding sequence ATGATTACACGAATTACCATTATCAACGGTAAGGAAACCAGTCCTCTTCCTAAGACAACCCCGGAAAATATTTTTCAGGCTCATCCCTTATGGGCGCGGGATATTGAAAGTTTCGGCCCGTGGAACAGCGAAGATGCCGAGTACAGAACCTATTCAACATGGATCTCCGGCTCGCGGACCGGGGTGCCTGTTGCTGTTTGCGGTTCTTGTGTCTCAAGTCTCGATGTTGCATGGCGGCTGAATGCCCTTGAAGATCTTTCGGAATGGGGAAGTGTACTGGCTGTTGAACAGAACACCGGACGCGGGCAGGTGCGCCGCGAGTGGATTTCACCTCCCGGAAACTTATACGGTACTATTAAGTGGCCTGCGTTGCCGGAAGTTAAGCCCGGTGAGGCACGTCCTGTCTGGAACCGGATTCTTCCTCTTATAGTAGGCTACCTGACCTGCAACGCATTGCGCGATATTGGTGTGGAAGTTCAACTCAAGTGGCCTAATGATATCCTTATTGATGGAAAGAAGGCCGGAGGAATTCTCATTGAAGAACGCGGTAATGCGACCATGGTCGGAATCGGCTTGAATCTCTCTTATGCTCCGTCTCGCGATCTTCTCCGTCCTGATCACGCTGTTCCTGCCGGAAAGCTCAATACTGATACAATGCAGCTTGGGCCTTTGGAAACCTGGGTTGAATTGATTAAGCACTTCAGGGGGAATTTTGAGCAGATCATCTCTATGAAGAATACTGATGATTTTCTTTACGAACTTGCGGACCGTCTGGTCTGGTTCGGTGAGGAAGTAAGGATTGTGGATGGCCCTGAAGGAATTGAACGTGGTGTTATTTGCGGTTTGCGTTCTGATGGCGGTCTTGTGGTTGATCACAATGGTGAGCAGCATGAGATTTATTCCGGTTCTGTAATGCCGTTATAA
- a CDS encoding PEP/pyruvate-binding domain-containing protein, translating into MAGKTEEAVSAKGAGTAAPKKSQAKKQLEKKLILTGADIVKIGEDAELLVGGKNYNTALISQVEGIRSPQFRAVSSIAFHKLLDETKVNASVVRAVVDSEYNAVDWSSEEVNSDSEFLQKFVRSIALVIRKEAGKHSETQIQLRTFINNVVEGFATSPEGIDQLRKRSVLVQSAILSVILPKEVENAVKEAYLSICKDAGLENEPVAVRSSAAGEDSRKKAFAGLQDTYLNIVGDDNCAEAYHWDCASAYNLRSMTYRREAILDAVTLAENTGDASIAENAKIEWAIENTSLSVCIMRMINPVISGTAFSADTATGCRGTDRKDLVSIDASYGLGEAVVGGMVTPDKFYVFQRDDGSEVVVRNMGSKDKKIVYSEKGGTKVEKVQPGAVYRWALSLAQAEEVAKGVRSICEAYGGMIMDTEFCLDAADRLWFVQARPETRWNEEFEQHPDSIFMRRLEVDPKELEEAEVVLEGNGASRGAGQGTVKFLRSALELNKIHKGDILAAERTDPDMVPGMRIASGILADVGGDTSHAAITSRELGIPAIIGIQRLEIIRSLEGQEITVDGSRGKVYRGMLPLIEVGGTINIAELPPTKTKVGLILADVGQSLFLSRLREVPDFEVGLLRAEFMLGNVGVHPLALEAYDNGTLDKLVQDKLDELDSRLTTVMKTQLDSGLISLNINLREYVGALTGLTEEMDSMANANTARGTEEVLAMHRKLRELDKKLDHYLEHATESLYALKTSVNIEEHLRGVLGIHAGEHADSKFIYKRTESLDELPEMLVKAKENPVVLEYIEGIKALREEVALKMGLKSEMDEVTTLRQRIADIIKARGLRTGKENYIQTLSQGLALFAMAFYGKDIVYRTTDFKTNEYHNLLGGLLFEHHEDNPMLGYRGVSRNIHDWELEAFKLARGVFGGKNLHIMLPFVRTIEEARSMKRYLSQVHNLDSGKDGLKLILMAEIPSNAVLSKEFIKEVDGFSIGSNDMTQLVLGTDRDNSSLQHIYDEEDPAVVWAILSAIFTGQKFGKKIGFCGQGVSNSVILRGVVCIAGIVSASVVPDTYLQTKLDMAAVEAENIKVSELGQWIRARHFERLAELMEENGYSHIIKKYKTPEDLEDWYEGEIRRLNEQLRDNMDSPREDFIRQEMDTFRGTFHKPVIYSAWDWNQTVEDAMHHAGFATFEEQDAALEEQRKKQW; encoded by the coding sequence ATGGCTGGTAAGACGGAAGAAGCCGTTTCCGCTAAAGGTGCGGGAACCGCAGCTCCCAAGAAGTCCCAGGCTAAAAAACAGCTTGAAAAAAAGCTGATTCTAACCGGTGCCGATATTGTTAAGATCGGCGAAGATGCCGAACTGCTGGTCGGCGGAAAGAACTATAATACTGCCTTGATCAGTCAGGTCGAAGGCATCAGATCTCCCCAGTTTAGAGCCGTATCGTCTATTGCATTCCATAAACTTCTTGATGAGACAAAAGTCAACGCCAGTGTTGTCAGGGCTGTTGTAGACAGCGAATACAATGCTGTGGACTGGAGCAGTGAAGAAGTTAACAGCGATAGTGAATTTTTGCAGAAGTTTGTCCGCTCCATCGCGCTGGTGATCAGGAAAGAGGCAGGCAAACATTCTGAAACCCAGATTCAACTGCGTACCTTTATCAACAATGTTGTTGAAGGTTTTGCCACCTCTCCTGAAGGGATTGACCAGCTGCGTAAGAGATCCGTACTTGTTCAGAGTGCGATCCTTTCGGTTATACTGCCTAAAGAAGTCGAAAATGCAGTCAAGGAAGCTTATCTTTCAATCTGCAAGGATGCTGGGCTTGAAAACGAGCCTGTGGCTGTCCGTTCCTCCGCTGCCGGTGAAGACAGCCGTAAAAAGGCCTTTGCCGGGCTTCAGGATACTTACCTTAATATTGTCGGCGATGATAATTGCGCCGAAGCATACCATTGGGACTGCGCATCAGCTTACAACCTGCGCAGTATGACCTATCGCCGTGAAGCTATTCTTGATGCTGTTACTCTGGCTGAGAATACCGGTGATGCCTCTATTGCCGAGAATGCAAAGATTGAATGGGCCATCGAGAATACCTCACTTTCCGTTTGTATCATGCGCATGATTAACCCGGTTATTTCCGGTACCGCGTTCAGTGCTGATACTGCCACCGGTTGCCGTGGAACAGACCGTAAAGATCTTGTTTCCATTGATGCCAGTTACGGCCTCGGTGAGGCTGTTGTGGGCGGCATGGTCACCCCGGATAAATTTTACGTATTCCAGCGTGATGACGGTTCTGAAGTTGTTGTCCGTAATATGGGTAGCAAGGACAAGAAGATAGTCTACAGCGAGAAGGGAGGAACCAAGGTCGAGAAGGTTCAGCCCGGAGCTGTGTACCGCTGGGCACTTTCCCTTGCACAGGCTGAGGAAGTAGCCAAAGGCGTGCGTTCCATCTGCGAGGCATACGGCGGTATGATTATGGATACCGAGTTCTGCCTTGATGCGGCTGACCGTCTCTGGTTTGTTCAGGCCCGTCCTGAAACCCGCTGGAATGAGGAATTTGAACAACATCCCGATTCCATCTTCATGCGCAGACTTGAGGTTGACCCCAAGGAGCTTGAAGAGGCCGAAGTCGTTCTCGAGGGTAACGGTGCTTCACGCGGAGCAGGGCAGGGCACAGTTAAGTTCCTTCGTTCCGCTCTTGAGCTGAATAAAATCCACAAAGGCGATATTCTAGCGGCAGAGCGCACCGACCCGGATATGGTTCCGGGGATGCGTATTGCTTCCGGTATTCTCGCGGATGTGGGCGGCGATACCAGCCATGCTGCAATCACCTCCCGAGAACTTGGAATTCCGGCAATCATCGGTATCCAGAGACTTGAAATTATTCGTTCCCTTGAGGGGCAGGAAATTACTGTCGACGGTTCACGTGGTAAAGTTTATCGCGGCATGTTGCCTCTCATAGAGGTCGGTGGAACTATTAACATTGCGGAGCTTCCGCCTACCAAGACCAAAGTCGGCCTCATCCTCGCTGATGTGGGACAGTCACTGTTCCTTTCCCGGTTGAGGGAAGTTCCTGATTTTGAAGTTGGTCTGCTACGTGCTGAATTTATGCTCGGTAACGTTGGCGTCCATCCGCTGGCTCTTGAAGCTTACGATAACGGGACCCTTGATAAACTGGTTCAGGATAAGCTTGATGAGCTTGATTCAAGACTGACCACAGTCATGAAAACCCAGCTTGATTCCGGACTTATTTCCCTGAACATTAATCTCAGGGAATATGTGGGTGCTTTGACCGGGCTGACCGAAGAAATGGACTCCATGGCCAATGCCAACACAGCGCGCGGAACCGAAGAGGTTCTGGCTATGCATCGCAAGCTGCGTGAACTGGATAAGAAGCTTGACCATTATCTTGAGCATGCCACAGAAAGTCTCTATGCACTCAAGACTTCAGTTAATATTGAGGAACATCTGCGCGGCGTTCTCGGTATTCATGCCGGCGAACATGCAGATTCCAAGTTTATTTATAAACGTACTGAATCCCTTGATGAACTGCCCGAGATGCTTGTGAAAGCCAAAGAGAACCCTGTGGTTCTTGAGTATATTGAAGGGATTAAAGCGTTACGCGAAGAAGTGGCTCTCAAAATGGGACTTAAGTCTGAAATGGACGAGGTCACCACCCTTCGCCAGCGTATAGCAGATATTATCAAAGCACGTGGTCTCAGGACCGGTAAGGAAAACTATATTCAAACTTTGTCTCAGGGGTTGGCTCTGTTCGCCATGGCCTTTTACGGCAAGGATATTGTTTACAGGACCACGGACTTCAAGACCAACGAATATCATAACCTGCTTGGCGGTCTGCTCTTTGAGCACCATGAAGATAACCCCATGCTTGGTTATCGCGGTGTTTCCAGAAATATTCATGATTGGGAACTGGAAGCCTTCAAGCTGGCACGCGGTGTGTTCGGTGGTAAAAACCTGCACATCATGCTGCCTTTCGTGCGCACCATTGAAGAAGCGCGCAGCATGAAACGTTACCTTTCGCAGGTGCACAATCTTGATTCCGGCAAGGACGGCCTGAAGCTGATTCTTATGGCTGAGATTCCCAGTAACGCAGTGCTCAGTAAGGAATTCATCAAGGAAGTCGATGGTTTTTCCATCGGTTCCAACGATATGACCCAGCTGGTGCTCGGTACTGACAGGGATAACTCCAGTCTTCAGCATATCTATGATGAAGAAGATCCTGCTGTTGTATGGGCTATTCTCTCTGCGATTTTCACCGGACAGAAGTTCGGTAAGAAGATCGGTTTCTGCGGTCAGGGTGTTTCAAACAGCGTTATCCTACGCGGTGTTGTCTGCATTGCCGGGATTGTTTCCGCGTCTGTTGTTCCTGATACTTATCTCCAGACCAAGCTTGATATGGCTGCTGTTGAAGCGGAAAATATCAAGGTCAGTGAATTGGGACAGTGGATCAGGGCACGTCATTTTGAACGTCTTGCCGAGCTCATGGAAGAAAACGGCTACAGCCACATTATCAAAAAGTACAAGACTCCTGAAGATCTTGAAGATTGGTATGAAGGTGAAATCAGAAGACTTAACGAGCAGCTCCGTGACAACATGGACTCGCCCAGAGAGGATTTCATCAGACAGGAAATGGATACCTTCCGCGGTACTTTCCACAAGCCGGTTATCTATTCCGCTTGGGATTGGAATCAGACTGTTGAAGATGCCATGCATCATGCCGGATTTGCCACTTTTGAAGAACAGGACGCAGCCCTCGAAGAGCAGCGTAAGAAGCAGTGGTAA
- a CDS encoding exosortase system-associated protein, TIGR04073 family: MIESKRFIKILLIAVALSSMLLGGCSLNSANYVGNEENYSDRAPRKLGRGMTNILTAPLEIPNQAVDLAAENDEPAQQAAGYVGGFFVGVAYAGGRVVSGMYDIVTSPFGGPSVPTMDPDLIKSDFCAKVEKRDESFKDVTGIGAE, translated from the coding sequence ATGATTGAATCCAAAAGATTTATAAAAATATTGCTTATCGCAGTAGCCTTGTCATCAATGCTGCTTGGCGGTTGCTCCCTCAACTCAGCAAACTATGTGGGGAATGAAGAGAATTATTCTGACCGTGCTCCCCGTAAGCTGGGCCGGGGAATGACGAATATTTTGACCGCTCCGCTTGAAATTCCCAACCAGGCTGTTGATCTCGCTGCTGAAAATGATGAACCTGCGCAGCAGGCTGCCGGATATGTGGGCGGTTTTTTTGTGGGCGTAGCTTATGCCGGCGGACGTGTTGTTTCCGGTATGTATGATATTGTAACTTCTCCTTTTGGTGGACCTTCGGTTCCCACGATGGACCCGGATCTGATCAAATCGGATTTTTGTGCCAAGGTTGAAAAAAGGGACGAATCTTTTAAAGATGTGACCGGGATTGGAGCAGAATAA
- a CDS encoding thioredoxin domain-containing protein has translation MLKRIVFVLCLLAMVSGCVNKQMLKEQITEAIRENPQIVLDAMRENSVDMLTIVEQGIDQREKLKREAALAAEIENPFKPRIWSERPMLGNPSAPVTIVEYSDFLCPYCSKGAKVVSKLVADHPEKYKLIFKHLPMHKQSRELALVFEAIAQFDKEKAYKFHDLAFERQKELYEDKQGVVLGKILAEIEVNADQLQKTLNSAQLQEFLLADEKEAGEFRIDATPTFLVNGVSVRGYLPADRFEQMVDMIMEKSAKAAPVETPEGEVCEDCLNQM, from the coding sequence ATGCTAAAGAGAATTGTATTTGTATTATGTCTACTCGCGATGGTTTCCGGTTGTGTGAACAAGCAGATGCTCAAGGAACAGATTACCGAAGCAATACGCGAGAACCCCCAGATTGTGCTTGATGCCATGCGTGAAAACAGCGTGGATATGCTGACCATTGTGGAACAGGGTATTGATCAACGAGAAAAGCTTAAGCGCGAAGCTGCTCTTGCAGCGGAAATTGAAAATCCCTTTAAGCCTCGGATCTGGTCTGAAAGACCTATGCTGGGCAATCCCTCTGCGCCGGTAACTATTGTTGAATATTCTGATTTTCTTTGCCCTTATTGCAGTAAGGGAGCAAAAGTTGTGAGCAAACTGGTGGCTGATCATCCTGAAAAATACAAACTAATTTTCAAACACCTGCCCATGCATAAACAGTCCCGTGAGCTGGCTCTTGTCTTTGAGGCCATCGCACAATTTGATAAAGAAAAAGCTTATAAATTTCATGATCTTGCTTTTGAGCGACAGAAAGAACTCTACGAAGACAAGCAAGGTGTTGTCTTAGGAAAAATTCTGGCGGAAATCGAAGTCAATGCAGATCAGCTTCAGAAGACTCTAAATTCTGCTCAGTTGCAGGAATTTCTGCTGGCTGACGAGAAAGAAGCAGGGGAGTTCAGAATTGATGCCACTCCGACTTTTTTGGTCAACGGCGTGTCCGTTCGCGGCTATCTTCCTGCGGACAGATTTGAGCAGATGGTGGATATGATCATGGAAAAGTCAGCAAAGGCGGCTCCGGTGGAAACTCCTGAAGGTGAAGTCTGCGAAGATTGCCTGAACCAGATGTAA
- a CDS encoding class I SAM-dependent methyltransferase, with protein MIGFCRDKLDLQPDEKVLDIGCGIGRLAFPLLEYLSDEGGYEGFDTFPVGIKWCTENITPEFPNFRFQLVDIFNSTYNPYAQTKAADFVFPYEDDSFDLIMLNSVFTHMMPEDIMNYIREMDRVLTDKGRIFATFFLVNDESNALMDQGKSTHDFFKYGVFYTADPKDPMDAVGYDEKFALNMFEQRGFKVKEILFGDWCGRKAINHQDILLVTR; from the coding sequence ATGATTGGTTTTTGCCGGGATAAGCTTGATTTGCAGCCTGATGAAAAGGTGCTTGATATCGGTTGTGGAATTGGTCGATTGGCTTTTCCATTACTTGAATATCTTTCAGATGAAGGAGGATATGAAGGTTTTGATACCTTTCCTGTGGGCATTAAATGGTGCACAGAGAATATAACACCCGAATTTCCTAATTTCCGTTTTCAACTGGTTGATATTTTTAACTCAACATACAACCCGTATGCGCAGACAAAAGCCGCGGATTTTGTTTTTCCCTACGAAGACGACAGTTTTGATCTGATCATGCTTAATTCCGTATTCACACATATGATGCCGGAAGACATCATGAACTACATCAGGGAAATGGACCGGGTACTGACTGACAAAGGGCGTATTTTTGCGACTTTTTTTCTGGTTAATGATGAGTCCAATGCTTTGATGGATCAGGGAAAAAGTACGCATGACTTTTTCAAGTATGGTGTTTTCTACACCGCCGACCCTAAAGACCCCATGGACGCTGTTGGCTATGATGAAAAGTTTGCTTTGAATATGTTTGAGCAACGGGGTTTTAAGGTTAAGGAAATACTTTTCGGAGATTGGTGTGGGCGCAAGGCGATTAATCATCAGGATATATTGCTGGTTACCCGTTAG
- the galE gene encoding UDP-glucose 4-epimerase GalE: MSNKLSLLVCGGAGYIGSHMTRMIAEAGHDVTVFDNLSTGHAQALKWGKFVQGDLRNPADLEKLFAEGSYDAVFHFSGLIVVSESVEKPFEYYDNNVTGTLNLLQAMRKHGVDKFVFSSTAAVYGEPVMEMITEDHPLKPLNPYGRTKLQVEEILQDYAVAYGLDSVCFRYFNAAGAHPDSTIGEAHSPETHLIPNILLSSIDEGRRLKIFGSDYPTPDGTCVRDYIHILDLCDAHLKAIEYMNNSKGAHSFNLGNGKGFSILDVIKSSSEVIGRKIEFDYEPARAGDSPRLVADSSKAAEQLKWTPQYADLREIIETAYRWHKNPAF, encoded by the coding sequence ATGAGCAATAAACTTTCCCTGCTCGTCTGCGGCGGTGCAGGATATATCGGCTCACACATGACCAGAATGATTGCCGAGGCCGGGCATGATGTCACTGTATTTGACAATCTCTCCACCGGGCACGCACAGGCACTTAAATGGGGTAAATTCGTCCAAGGAGACCTGCGTAATCCCGCAGACCTTGAAAAACTGTTTGCAGAAGGATCATATGATGCAGTTTTTCACTTTTCAGGACTGATCGTAGTCAGCGAATCCGTAGAAAAACCCTTTGAGTATTACGATAACAACGTAACCGGAACCCTCAATCTGCTGCAAGCCATGCGCAAACACGGCGTAGATAAATTTGTATTTTCTTCCACAGCTGCGGTTTACGGTGAACCGGTGATGGAAATGATCACTGAGGACCACCCTCTCAAGCCGCTGAATCCCTATGGTAGAACAAAACTTCAGGTAGAAGAGATTTTACAGGATTACGCAGTTGCCTATGGGCTGGATTCGGTTTGCTTCAGATATTTCAATGCCGCCGGAGCTCACCCGGACAGCACTATCGGCGAAGCGCATTCACCGGAAACACACCTCATCCCCAACATCCTACTAAGCAGCATTGACGAGGGCCGCAGACTGAAAATTTTCGGCAGCGACTACCCGACCCCGGACGGAACCTGCGTCCGCGACTATATCCACATACTGGACCTCTGTGATGCCCATCTCAAAGCTATAGAGTATATGAACAACAGCAAAGGCGCACACTCTTTCAATCTTGGAAACGGCAAAGGATTCAGCATTCTTGATGTGATCAAATCTTCCAGCGAAGTTATCGGGCGGAAAATTGAATTCGACTACGAACCAGCAAGAGCCGGAGATTCCCCCAGACTGGTGGCGGACAGTTCAAAAGCAGCAGAACAACTAAAATGGACCCCGCAATACGCTGACCTGCGTGAGATCATAGAAACAGCATACCGCTGGCACAAGAACCCTGCTTTCTAA
- a CDS encoding DUF4139 domain-containing protein → MTLLLFVALCGMASAASERVVFYPSGADFSSKVKTDIKQDVNGDYVAFTLTGQAVPDTFTIASLTKGVAINDVSWSRSDLSRSPAAIELGKKIDQLKFKRNAVISQKQAVDGGIAFWKERGKEQQIKPSDLGNIAGQVVSNLSKLYTESAKLKVKIDELQELINDLIRQLKEMSGGGKLIWNVKVSVVSKGAKSADFKVGYMLRNCGWTPKYKLDAFPGSGKVEFTFEAEIYQGSGMDFKKCDVALATVKKRSRISPPQLGIWIIEPRPEPEPVVARYAMDEMNMAMESAPMAKSAGSGMSFKRAPKRVSKATYSLWEMGRKSIPAGSTRKYAVESETWKSEFSFIARPSLTPDVFVSSKTILAEAKDYPAGIALMFMEGTMIGKKRFSFSGKEKKLFFGSDPMLKAERKTVEKKSGEQSMFGSKQTYNWKYKLELENSRKSPIKVLVQEPSPISGDKRIKLEVTTKPKAEIKDDNFEWLVEVPAAGKYSVNYAVEMKAPDDMEIDLGIGK, encoded by the coding sequence ATGACTCTGCTTCTGTTTGTCGCGCTATGCGGCATGGCGTCTGCGGCATCTGAAAGGGTAGTTTTCTATCCTTCCGGGGCTGATTTCAGCAGCAAGGTTAAAACTGACATCAAACAGGATGTCAATGGCGATTACGTTGCGTTCACCCTTACAGGGCAGGCTGTTCCGGATACGTTTACTATCGCATCCTTAACCAAAGGGGTGGCCATTAATGATGTTTCGTGGAGCCGGAGTGATTTGTCACGTTCTCCCGCTGCAATTGAACTGGGTAAAAAAATTGATCAGCTGAAGTTCAAGCGCAACGCTGTTATTTCGCAGAAACAGGCAGTAGACGGCGGAATCGCATTTTGGAAGGAAAGGGGCAAGGAACAGCAGATTAAACCATCTGATCTGGGAAATATCGCAGGGCAGGTGGTCAGCAATCTTTCCAAGCTTTATACGGAATCAGCGAAACTCAAGGTTAAGATTGATGAATTGCAGGAACTCATTAACGACTTGATACGACAGTTGAAGGAAATGTCAGGCGGCGGCAAGCTGATTTGGAATGTAAAAGTTTCTGTAGTTTCCAAAGGTGCCAAGAGTGCTGATTTCAAAGTAGGTTACATGCTGCGCAATTGCGGGTGGACTCCAAAGTACAAGCTCGATGCATTTCCCGGTTCCGGAAAGGTTGAATTTACCTTTGAAGCTGAAATATATCAGGGTAGCGGCATGGACTTTAAAAAATGTGATGTAGCCCTTGCAACGGTAAAAAAACGTTCCAGAATATCCCCTCCACAACTTGGAATCTGGATAATTGAACCACGCCCTGAGCCGGAACCGGTAGTGGCTCGCTATGCCATGGATGAAATGAATATGGCAATGGAGTCAGCTCCCATGGCTAAAAGCGCAGGGAGCGGTATGTCTTTTAAACGGGCCCCTAAGCGGGTTAGCAAGGCAACTTATTCATTGTGGGAGATGGGTAGAAAATCCATTCCTGCGGGTAGTACCAGAAAATATGCGGTGGAGAGTGAGACTTGGAAGTCTGAATTCTCATTTATAGCCCGTCCTTCCCTTACGCCGGATGTTTTTGTTTCCTCTAAGACTATTCTTGCAGAAGCCAAGGATTATCCAGCTGGAATAGCCCTTATGTTCATGGAAGGAACCATGATCGGGAAGAAACGTTTTTCTTTTTCCGGCAAGGAGAAGAAGCTGTTTTTCGGCTCTGATCCGATGCTTAAGGCTGAACGTAAAACTGTAGAGAAAAAATCGGGCGAGCAGAGCATGTTCGGTTCCAAGCAGACTTACAACTGGAAATATAAACTTGAGCTTGAGAATAGCAGAAAATCCCCAATTAAGGTGCTGGTACAGGAACCATCCCCTATTTCCGGTGATAAGCGAATCAAACTTGAGGTTACAACTAAGCCCAAAGCTGAGATTAAAGATGATAATTTTGAGTGGCTGGTTGAAGTTCCGGCTGCTGGAAAATACTCGGTAAATTATGCCGTGGAAATGAAAGCTCCGGATGATATGGAAATTGATCTTGGGATCGGAAAGTAA
- a CDS encoding chemotaxis protein CheW: protein MEEGKKIALDAELIQLVTFSIGEEEFGVDILKVQEIIRTMEITKVPRAPQFVEGVINLRGKVIPIIDLRSKFGLQFREHDQHTRIIVIEINDMIVGFVVDSVSEVLRIPASTVEPPPPVVSGLESEYISGVGKLEDRLLILLDLNRLLSNEEQEQLAQV from the coding sequence ATGGAAGAAGGTAAGAAGATTGCGCTTGACGCGGAATTGATTCAGCTGGTTACCTTCAGTATCGGTGAAGAGGAATTTGGTGTTGATATTCTCAAGGTTCAAGAAATCATCCGAACCATGGAAATTACCAAAGTTCCCAGAGCACCGCAATTCGTCGAAGGTGTAATCAACCTTCGGGGAAAGGTTATTCCCATCATAGATCTCAGAAGCAAATTCGGCCTGCAATTTCGTGAACACGATCAGCATACCAGAATTATTGTAATCGAAATTAACGATATGATAGTAGGTTTTGTTGTGGACTCCGTTTCCGAAGTCCTGCGAATTCCTGCATCTACTGTTGAACCGCCGCCGCCTGTTGTCTCCGGTCTTGAATCTGAATACATCAGCGGAGTTGGTAAACTTGAAGATAGACTGCTTATCCTGCTCGATCTGAACAGACTTCTGTCCAACGAAGAACAGGAACAGCTGGCACAAGTCTAG